In Toxotes jaculatrix isolate fToxJac2 chromosome 11, fToxJac2.pri, whole genome shotgun sequence, a single genomic region encodes these proteins:
- the LOC121189280 gene encoding uncharacterized protein LOC121189280 — protein MASQRRLPILLLTLIFCFLPCATWGKKYYSHHGLRCVSECELQGFPQSYQCTVHASDGTEKLEYCSPKRNMDYRGNECLDCCDLHGNDYYWCRTGSSWGYCGDVVESSKHYTSTYSVPCTDSCEQRSLDYYWCHSSQGYDYCSPKQNVDYKGYACREDHPCDKHGNSYYWCQLQQGSWGYCAPVEERAMIHTTKYLKDCIDDCQYHTSRDYFWCNAEGSWDYCSPLPDFTYKGEPCRSDHTCGNHGKNYNWCYTTYNDDWDYCGVITAGECVYSVPQRSKRQPNNPNVICTKEDQNKRRVTVFTAEVNHNAIAEPNNRQRNEAINLINRWDNQGLGDRARSNLIRSEEGNLRLDLQGLINRNNQRYYNLQIQINSARSSRESTTLAQIIVPIDTSAEYMRLAFRESLQRRARITLEVTEQSTSSSNNNQKCRRRH, from the coding sequence ATGGCGTCTCAAAGGAGACTCCCCATACTGTTACTCACTCTCATATTCTGCTTCTTACCATGTGCCACCTGGGGGAAAAAATACTACAGCCACCATGGGTTACGATGTGTGAGCGAATGTGAGCTTCAAGGCTTTCCTCAGTCGTATCAGTGCACAGTTCATGCGTCAGATGGCACAGAAAAATTAGAGTACTGCTCACCAAAGAGGAATATGGACTACAGGGGAAACGAGTGCCTTGATTGTTGTGACCTGCACGGCAATGACTACTACTGGTGTAGAACAGGATCAAGTTGGGGATACTGTGGAGATGTGGTAGAGAGCTCCAAACATTACACCTCCACCTACAGTGTGCCATGTACTGATAGCTGTGAACAGCGAAGTTTAGACTACTACTGGTGCCATTCCTCTCAGGGTTATGATTACTGTTCACCAAAACAGAATGTGGACTACAAAGGCTACGCCTGTCGTGAAGATCATCCCTGTGACAAACATGGAAACAGTTACTACTGGTGTCAATTGCAACAAGGAAGCTGGGGCTACTGTGCACCAGTGGAGGAAAGGGCAATGATTCATACAACCAAATATCTGAAAGACTGCATTGATGATTGTCAGTATCATACGTCTAGGGATTACTTCTGGTGCAATGCTGAAGGTAGCTGGGACTACTGCTCACCTCTACCTGACTTCACCTACAAAGGTGAACCTTGTCGCTCAGATCACACGTGTGGGAACCATGGCAAAAATTATAACTGGTGTTACACAACATACAACGATGACTGGGATTACTGTGGAGTGATCACTgctggagagtgtgtgtattcCGTGCCACAGCGCAGCAAACGTCAGCCTAATAACCCAAACGTGATCTGTACCAAGGAGGACCAAAACAAGAGGAGAGTgactgttttcacagcagaagtaAATCACAATGCCATAGCAGAACCCAACAACAGGCAACGCAACGAAGCAATAAATTTAATTAACCGATGGGACAACCAGGGCTTGGGCGACCGGGCCAGGTCCAACTTGATTAGATCAGAGGAGGGAAATCTTCGACTTGACCTGCAGGGACTGATAAACAGGAATAATCAGCGGTATTACAACCTGCAGATCCAGATTAACTCGGCACGCAGTAGCAGAGAAAGCACCACTCTGGCACAGATCATAGTTCCTATTGACACTTCAGCTGAGTATATGCGTTTGGCCTTCAGGGAGAGTTTACAGCGCCGGGCGAGGATTACACTGGAAGTAACAGAGCAATCAACCAGCTCctcaaacaacaaccaaaagtGTCGCAGACGTCACTGA
- the LOC121189411 gene encoding uncharacterized protein LOC121189411: protein MASQRRLPILLLTLIFCFLPCATCGKTYYSHHGLRCVSECELQGFPQSYQCTVHASDGTEKSEYCSPKRNMDYRGNECLDCCDLHGNDYYWCRTGSSWGYCGDVVESSKHYTSTYSVPCTDSCEKRSSGYYWCNAPQGYDYCSPKQNVDYKGRACRQDHPCDKHGNSYYWCNLKQGSWGYCAPVEERAMIYTTKYLKDCIDDCQYYKSKDYFWCHVESSWSYCSPLPDFTYKGEPCRSDHTCGNHGYTYNWCYTADSWDYCGVITAGECVYSVPHRRKRQPNNPNVICTKEDQNKRRVTVFTAEVDHNAIAEPNNRLRREALSLINRWDNQGLGDRARSNLIISEEGNLRLDLQELINRNDQRYYNLQIQMNMQRRRGQSTTLAQIIVPVDTSAEYMRLAFRESLQRRARITLEVSEQSTSSSNNNQRCRRRH, encoded by the coding sequence ATGGCGTCTCAAAGGAGACTCCCCATACTGTTACTCACTCTCATATTCTGCTTCTTACCATGTGCCACCTGTGGAAAAACGTACTACAGCCACCATGGGCTACgatgtgtgagtgaatgtgagCTTCAAGGCTTTCCTCAGTCGTATCAGTGCACAGTTCATGCGTCAGATGGCACAGAAAAATCAGAGTACTGCTCACCAAAGAGGAATATGGACTACAGGGGAAACGAGTGCCTTGATTGTTGTGACCTGCACGGCAATGACTACTACTGGTGTAGAACAGGATCAAGTTGGGGATACTGTGGAGATGTGGTAGAGAGCTCCAAACATTACACCTCCACCTACAGTGTGCCATGTACTGATAGCTGTGAAAAGCGAAGTTCAGGCTACTACTGGTGCAATGCCCCTCAGGGTTATGATTACTGTTCACCAAAACAGAATGTGGACTACAAAGGCCGCGCCTGTCGCCAAGATCATCCCTGTGACAAACATGGAAACAGTTACTACTGGTGTAATTTGAAGCAAGGAAGCTGGGGCTACTGTGCACCAGTGGAGGAAAGGGCAATGATTTATACAACCAAATATCTGAAAGACTGCATTGATGACTGTCAGTATTATAAGTCTAAGGATTACTTCTGGTGCCATGTTGAAAGTAGTTGGAGCTACTGCTCCCCTCTACCTGACTTCACCTACAAAGGTGAACCTTGTCGCTCAGATCACACGTGTGGGAACCATGGCTATACTTATAACTGGTGttacacagcagacagctgggATTACTGTGGAGTGATCACTgctggagagtgtgtgtattcCGTGCCACACCGCAGGAAACGACAGCCTAATAACCCAAACGTTATCTGTACCAAGGAGGACCAAAACAAGAGGAGAGtaactgttttcacagcagaagtaGATCACAATGCCATAGCAGAACCCAACAATAGGTTACGCAGAGAAGCACTAAGTTTAATTAACCGATGGGACAACCAGGGCTTGGGCGACCGGGCCAGGTCCAACTTGATTATATCAGAGGAGGGTAATCTTCGACTTGACCTGCAGGAACTGATAAACAGGAATGATCAGCGGTATTACAACCTGCAGATCCAGATGAACATGCAACGCCGTAGAGGACAAAGCACCACTCTGGCACAGATCATAGTTCCTGTTGACACTTCAGCTGAGTACATGCGTTTGGCCTTCAGGGAGAGTTTACAGCGCCGGGCGAGGATTACACTGGAAGTATCAGAGCAATCAACCAGCTCCTCAAACAACAACCAAAGGTGTCGCAGACGTCACTGA